Proteins from a genomic interval of Burkholderia cepacia GG4:
- a CDS encoding DUF427 domain-containing protein, protein MSDAADPRLEIMPNRHRVRVIHRGITYADSHGALTVRETGLPDIHYLPRGDVNMRRLVKSSITTTCPLRGRAVHFDLQTEDGVIENAAWSYEEPKEAAFALAHYVAFDVARVDCLVETS, encoded by the coding sequence ATGTCCGATGCCGCCGACCCTCGCCTCGAAATCATGCCGAACCGCCATCGCGTGCGCGTGATCCATCGCGGCATCACGTACGCCGATTCGCACGGCGCGCTGACCGTGCGCGAAACGGGCTTGCCGGACATCCATTACCTGCCGCGCGGCGACGTCAACATGCGCAGGCTCGTGAAGTCGAGCATCACGACGACCTGCCCGCTGAGGGGGCGGGCCGTGCATTTCGATCTACAGACGGAAGACGGCGTGATCGAGAACGCCGCATGGAGTTACGAGGAACCGAAGGAGGCCGCGTTCGCGCTCGCGCACTACGTCGCCTTCGATGTCGCACGGGTCGACTGTCTCGTCGAGACGTCCTGA
- a CDS encoding CoxG family protein produces the protein MELNDTLRVPLAPAVVREALEDLALLRASFDHCESFVKLAHGEFALTITVPLGPLRARYDVRAHSASEQGDAEGQPRRVLSFKARADGLGALRGQVELVLLPDDDADATRIEYVVWTTASGPLAELPARQIENALHEWTDDFFREFCAVVQAKHGLVPNRARSSAQRRQHVFLRPASLMAAAKRPVPPHLGGALSGRAASALHHRESSPLPVWAWAAIILFVALLLYAAGWINGG, from the coding sequence ATGGAACTGAACGACACGTTACGCGTACCGCTCGCGCCGGCGGTCGTGCGGGAGGCGCTCGAGGATCTCGCGTTGCTGCGCGCGAGTTTCGACCATTGCGAATCGTTCGTGAAGCTCGCGCACGGCGAGTTCGCGCTGACGATCACGGTGCCGCTCGGCCCGCTGCGCGCGCGCTACGACGTGCGCGCGCATTCGGCGAGCGAGCAGGGCGACGCGGAAGGGCAGCCGCGCCGCGTGCTCAGCTTCAAGGCGCGGGCCGACGGCCTCGGCGCGCTGCGCGGCCAGGTCGAACTCGTGCTGTTGCCGGACGACGACGCGGACGCGACACGCATCGAATACGTGGTCTGGACGACGGCGAGCGGGCCGCTCGCCGAACTGCCGGCACGGCAGATCGAGAACGCCCTGCACGAATGGACCGACGATTTCTTCCGTGAATTCTGCGCGGTCGTACAGGCGAAGCACGGTCTCGTGCCGAACCGCGCACGCTCGAGCGCGCAGCGTCGCCAGCATGTGTTCCTGCGGCCCGCGTCGTTGATGGCCGCGGCGAAGCGTCCGGTGCCGCCGCACCTCGGCGGCGCGCTGAGCGGCCGTGCCGCCAGTGCGCTCCATCATCGCGAATCGAGCCCGCTTCCGGTCTGGGCGTGGGCGGCGATCATCCTGTTCGTCGCGCTGCTGCTGTATGCGGCGGGCTGGATCAACGGCGGCTGA
- a CDS encoding helix-turn-helix domain-containing protein — translation MRTATSPVAPAPTVVAVIAYDGISPFHLSVPSVVFGKERDAAATPAFEFRVCSAERGPLSTTGGFTITAPYGLDALDDADIVIVPAWRDPDEAPPDVLVDAVRAAAARGAQVVGLCLGAYVLAAAGLLDGRPATTHWAWADDFAQRFPRVKLDPDVLYVDDGNLMTSAGTAAGLDCCLHVVRRRFGSDAANQIARRLVIPPHRQGGQAQYVPQPVAAHPRDARLAGLLDWVRAHLDVTHSVDSLAERVLMSRRTFTRHFRQATGTTVTAWLQAERLTRAQHLLETTGQSIDAIAQAAGYGSSVSLRQHFAGALGTSPSAYRREFRGAGADARR, via the coding sequence ATGCGCACCGCTACGTCGCCCGTTGCCCCCGCCCCGACCGTCGTCGCCGTGATCGCGTACGACGGCATCAGCCCGTTCCACCTGTCGGTGCCATCCGTCGTGTTCGGCAAGGAGCGCGATGCGGCCGCGACGCCCGCGTTCGAGTTCCGCGTGTGTTCGGCCGAGCGCGGCCCGCTGTCCACGACGGGCGGCTTCACGATCACCGCGCCGTACGGGCTCGACGCGCTCGACGACGCGGACATCGTCATCGTGCCGGCGTGGCGCGATCCGGACGAAGCACCGCCGGACGTGCTGGTCGACGCCGTGCGCGCGGCCGCCGCACGCGGCGCGCAGGTGGTCGGCCTGTGCCTCGGCGCGTACGTGCTCGCCGCGGCGGGGCTGCTCGACGGGCGCCCGGCCACGACCCACTGGGCGTGGGCCGACGACTTCGCGCAGCGCTTTCCGCGCGTGAAGCTCGACCCCGACGTGCTGTACGTCGACGATGGCAACCTGATGACGTCGGCCGGCACGGCCGCGGGGCTCGACTGCTGCCTGCACGTCGTGCGGCGGCGTTTCGGCTCGGACGCCGCGAACCAGATCGCGCGCCGTCTCGTGATCCCGCCGCACCGTCAGGGCGGGCAGGCGCAATACGTGCCGCAGCCCGTCGCCGCGCATCCGCGCGACGCACGGCTCGCGGGCCTGCTCGACTGGGTGCGTGCGCATCTCGACGTCACGCACAGCGTCGATTCGCTCGCCGAGCGCGTGCTGATGAGCCGGCGCACGTTCACGCGCCATTTCCGCCAGGCGACGGGCACGACCGTCACCGCATGGCTGCAGGCGGAGCGGCTCACGCGCGCGCAGCATCTGCTGGAAACCACCGGACAGTCGATCGACGCGATCGCGCAGGCGGCCGGCTACGGCTCGAGCGTGTCGCTGCGCCAGCATTTCGCCGGCGCGCTCGGCACTTCGCCGTCGGCCTATCGAAGGGAATTTCGCGGCGCCGGAGCGGACGCGCGACGCTAG
- a CDS encoding cysteine hydrolase family protein, whose protein sequence is MSNAAPSASSASSSASPSASRRALIVIDVQNEYVTGDLPIEYPDIDVSLANIGRAIDAAQAAGVPVIVVQHVAPAGAPIFAPGTDGVALHPVVAGRPYAHLIVKAQASAFAGTDLAAWLDAHGIDTLAVAGYMTHNCNAATVYHAAHAGLNVEYLADATGALPYENEAGAASAEEIHRAYTVVFQSNFAAVMSTAAWIAGLAGAAMPKCDSVAGSNRRARAQRAKAA, encoded by the coding sequence ATGTCGAATGCCGCGCCGTCTGCCTCTTCTGCTTCCTCGTCCGCTTCCCCGTCCGCTTCCCGCCGTGCCCTCATCGTGATCGACGTCCAGAACGAATACGTGACGGGCGACCTGCCGATCGAGTATCCGGACATCGACGTATCGCTCGCGAACATCGGCCGTGCGATCGACGCCGCGCAGGCGGCCGGCGTGCCGGTGATCGTCGTCCAGCACGTCGCACCGGCCGGCGCGCCGATCTTCGCGCCCGGCACGGACGGCGTCGCGCTGCACCCGGTCGTCGCCGGGCGGCCGTACGCGCACCTGATCGTGAAGGCACAGGCCAGCGCATTCGCCGGGACCGACCTCGCCGCGTGGCTCGACGCGCACGGCATCGACACGCTCGCGGTCGCCGGCTACATGACGCACAACTGCAATGCGGCGACGGTCTACCATGCGGCGCACGCGGGGCTGAACGTCGAATACCTGGCGGACGCGACCGGTGCGCTGCCGTACGAGAACGAAGCGGGCGCGGCGAGCGCCGAAGAGATTCACCGTGCGTACACGGTGGTGTTCCAGTCGAATTTCGCGGCGGTGATGTCGACCGCGGCGTGGATCGCGGGACTCGCCGGCGCGGCGATGCCCAAGTGCGATTCGGTGGCCGGGTCGAACCGGCGGGCCCGCGCGCAACGCGCGAAGGCGGCCTGA
- a CDS encoding TetR family transcriptional regulator — protein MVRRTKEEALETRNRILDAAEHVFFEKGVSHTSLADIAQHAGVTRGAIYWHFANKSELFDAMFDRVFLPIDELKRMPLDAPGGNPLEKIRKILIWCLLGVQRDSQLRRVFSILFMKCEYVADMEPLLQRNRAGMSETLHAIDADLAGAVRLKLLPERLDTWRATLMLHTLVSGFVRDMLMLPDEIDAEQHAEQLVDGCFDMLRFSPAMLKTGD, from the coding sequence ATGGTCAGACGCACCAAGGAGGAGGCGCTCGAGACGCGCAATCGCATTCTCGACGCCGCCGAACACGTCTTTTTCGAGAAAGGCGTGTCGCACACGTCGCTCGCGGACATCGCCCAGCACGCCGGCGTGACGCGCGGCGCGATCTACTGGCATTTCGCGAACAAGAGCGAGTTGTTCGACGCGATGTTCGACCGCGTGTTCCTGCCGATCGACGAGCTCAAGCGGATGCCGCTTGACGCACCCGGCGGCAATCCGCTCGAGAAGATCCGCAAGATCCTGATCTGGTGCCTGCTCGGCGTGCAGCGCGACTCGCAGTTGCGGCGCGTGTTCAGCATCCTGTTCATGAAGTGCGAGTACGTCGCGGACATGGAGCCGCTGCTGCAGCGCAACCGCGCGGGGATGAGCGAGACGCTGCACGCGATCGATGCCGATCTCGCGGGAGCCGTGCGGCTCAAGCTGCTGCCCGAGCGGCTCGACACCTGGCGTGCGACGCTGATGCTGCACACGCTCGTCAGCGGCTTCGTGCGCGACATGCTGATGCTGCCCGACGAGATCGATGCCGAGCAGCATGCTGAACAGCTCGTCGACGGCTGTTTCGACATGCTGCGCTTCAGTCCGGCGATGCTGAAGACTGGCGACTGA